DNA sequence from the Candida dubliniensis CD36 chromosome 5, complete sequence genome:
CTCATTATCCATATCTGTGGGCTCCTCATCTTCTTCTAGTGACTCTTCGATTGCTTCTTCATCGTCAGCCGGGTGGTTCTCATCGGTTTTCGTAGTTAATTTTGTGATTCCAACCTGGGCTctcaataatttcaaacaatcaaaaaaaactgaaGCAGACATTCTATTTCTGATATCAATACTCAatgaatttgttttgttggCATCCAACGTTCTGAAAAGTTGCCACATGTTTCGTGTAATTCCACTGGATCTATACGCCATATCGTGCTTCAAAATTGATGCACTTGCAGTGAAAGCTATTACCGACTCATAGCTTTGTTTTCCTGTTCCCACATCAATAAACTTTTTCAAGCTAGAGTGTATTAGTTTGCCTATTATACATCCAGCCTGCCAAAGGTTTAATAAATACACTCCTGGTAAATACTTTACAAACTTTTTGTCATTAGCTTGGCACTCTGACGTATGGTTGATGAATGATATGGCTGCATTGTATAACCTGATTAAGCCCTTTTGTAACTCAAATTGAGCTATTCTCACCGTATCCATGAAATAGTAGCTGAGCAAATGTACCCTCGTTgacaaaatttcaaatacaCGGAATCTTCTATCACTGGGTTGCAACATTTCATTCTTCAAAGTTATTTCTATGTTGTCTAATCTTTTCAGTAGCAACTTTAAAAGAGGTAGTCTTTCGCTAGCATCTATTAGCCCACAAGGATCCATGGGGTTTGAATTTAATGCCTTTGCCATTTGGTCTTCAAACTGAGCGATCTCCATCATTAATTGCAAATTTCGGGGTATTCTTATGGTGCTACCAGGCTGATTGTAAAACCACATTGAAGAATCGAATTGAGTACAGGCTGGGAACCCAAATGCTGTAGCTATAGTTTGAGATGCAATGTTGCAAAATATCCAAGTTTTGAGTTGTTCATGAGTCATTgccaattgttgttgcgTTCTCTCGTCTTTGTTCATCTCACTAGTATTGACTAATGTCGGCGTATGAAGGCCAATCCTGATGGCCTGTAGGAAAGCTGTTCCAACTGTGTTATAGGAAGAATCAGCGCTCAAGGACGAAGTGATTGGTGGCCAGtatgaatataataaaaatgcCTGCACTGAGTAAACTGAACTCACATTGTAAATTGGctcatcttcttctataGGGTTATATCTTGTAATCGGAGATATCATAATCTCTGCTAGTATTCCTTTCACAACTGGCGATAGACGTACCAACAAAGACTTTGACGAATTATCTGGGAACCTTCTTAAGGAAACAAACATGATTACCCAAAATAATGCTGGACATAATCTGTAAATCCTCTCAGGACCTAGTGACACATCGACTACCGGTAATATCGGATGATATCTCTCAAAATACTCTAAGTAAAGCTTCTTTATCGTCTCTGGCATGAGTGAAATGTCATCAACAGATTTCTCCTCACAGATAAGTGAGCTTTCCGGCAATTGCACTTGGTTTTCATGCAGTGCTGCCGGtatttgatgaagaatgTTTGATTCCACTTGTCTTGTGATTGACGGCGTGTTAGGAAGAGACTGACTAGTTTCCGAAGAGTTGAGCGATTGAAACTGATAAGGTGGAATTTGTGTACTTTTGGCAAGGCTTTGTTGTGGGTATGCAGTTTCTGCTACTATTGTTGAATGACGTGGTAAATCGATATTACTAATACTTTTAGTTACCCCCGCATCTGCTGCAATACCACGAGATGAATCACACAGGGTGCCGGGTTCAATTTTGACTTTGATCTGCAGAGTTTCTTCTTGAGGATTTGTATCAGGTGAGGCGGAAGACAAAGAAGGAAATTTGGACAACAATTCGGCTGCCTGTGTATTAGTCAAAGTCTTTTTCAACTCctcaaattctttttcaatttgtgcTATACGTGCCCTTTTGTAAGTTCTTTTGTAATCGGATTTCACATCACATTGTAGTCCTTTTTTTGCACATCTGGTGCAGGGATCAGGCTGTTTTTCAAACGCATCGCAGCGGGATTTCTGTTGTCGGCATTCAACGCATGCCATTTTCTTAGACCTGGAAGATTTTCGACCAGTTGTTGTCGAGGGTGACGGGGTGCTTGTTGCACTATTATAATCGGATGCTGGTTGGTGATTCAAAGGTGTTTGAGACAAAGACTGGTTGGCCGGAATGCTGGTTCGGTTGGGGAGACGAAATTCTTGTGACATATTGCTCGCAATATGAACAAGGTTATCCAATGAGCTTTTCCCGCTATTCTGACTACTCGTAACGTTATTGTTCATGTAAGATTGCACtggttgctgttgtttTGGAAAgtcctttcttttttggtggtctgttattgtttttaataATCAGAGCTGAGAtgtttaaatttttttttttttttttttttttttcagtttaaTTGTCTGTTTTAGTTTAATCTGCATGGTGCATGTTTTTTCTGAGACGTAGATATTCTCCCCAAAAGATGAGATGATGATCGCTCGATcccattttcaatttgtaaaGTGCCATTGTATATGGTTTTCTACTTTGTGGGTTCGTATCAGCTCAGAGGACAGCTATATTGGCTGCATAGTAGACTAGAGAGACATCAGAAAAGATCACCTTTAATAAACACTTACACCTCTACTGGTTGTGAGCGATTCTCAAGACTTTGTAAATATTATTCGAATAGATATTCTTTTATACTGATAGAGTTTTTATAAATAAGAAAGTAATggataacaataacaatcgTGAGCGATGGACGTCCTTGATATGGTCATAAAGCCTTGCCGAATTCCTGGTGAGCAAATATATGAACAAGCACCAACAGAATTCTCCATGAGCAAGAACAAAATCACCTGGCAACTCTTACCCCTAACGAAACATATCCTTTATATAGATTTTGgaagaattagaaaacAAACTCAGCTCCTCCACTTTCAACTTGTTCGATCTCCTCTGCCTTTATAGGTCTATATCTAAATCTAGCGGATAATTCACTTCTTGCAAAAAATTCGCCATTTTGAGGTTCAACTGGATTGCTATTGTGATATGTACTTGATTTAGCTGAGTTTAAACCGCTTGGTACTAATCCTTCTGGAGCCAATGGATGAGGTCCTGCAGCATGTGGTTCTTTTAAAATgagaaaggaaaaaaccATAATGTTAGTATTGAACAAGTATTGGGAGAAAATGTTTGGGTTACATACTTGGTGCTGGATGTGGTCCACCCacaaattttattgattgaacGTATTTTAATAGTCTAATGGCAGTTTTCATTGTAACtgtttaaattcaattttaaatgttgtttcttctttgatgGGGGGTGATATGATTGGACCtggatttttttctttctctcttttggacctttgttttttgtttttttccTCGCCCTCTAACTTGGAGAAGTCTCGGTGTAACttgactttttttttaattccGATTCATGCCGAAGGACCCGTCAGATATATGAATCAGTTTTGGATTCAAGATTGCAGGTGGCAATGAAATTTTGCAACCTTGTTAAACTCATAATTATACAATCACAacagtttattttttttttgttccaATACTCAGAAAGtgaacaaaaagaaaggttTTAATCCCAAATCCACAATAATAAACATAAACT
Encoded proteins:
- a CDS encoding zinc finger-containing transcription factor, putative (Similar to S. cerevisiae LEU3;~In S. cerevisiae: regulates genes involved in branched chain amino acid biosynthesis and ammonia assimilation); its protein translation is MSQEFRLPNRTSIPANQSLSQTPLNHQPASDYNSATSTPSPSTTTGRKSSRSKKMACVECRQQKSRCDAFEKQPDPCTRCAKKGLQCDVKSDYKRTYKRARIAQIEKEFEELKKTLTNTQAAELLSKFPSLSSASPDTNPQEETSQIKVKIEPGTSCDSSRGIAADAGVTKSISNIDLPRHSTIVAETAYPQQSLAKSTQIPPYQFQSLNSSETSQSLPNTPSITRQVESNILHQIPAASHENQVQLPESSLICEEKSVDDISLMPETIKKLYLEYFERYHPILPVVDVSLGPERIYRLCPALFWVIMFVSLRRFPDNSSKSLLVRLSPVVKGILAEIMISPITRYNPIEEDEPIYNVSSVYSVQAFLLYSYWPPITSSLSADSSYNTVGTAFLQAIRIGLHTPTLVNTSEMNKDERTQQQLAMTHEQLKTWIFCNIASQTIATAFGFPACTQFDSSMWFYNQPGSTIRIPRNLQLMMEIAQFEDQMAKALNSNPMDPCGLIDASERLPLLKLLSKRLDNIEITLKNEMLQPSDRRFRVFEILSTRVHLLSYYFMDTVRIAQFELQKGLIRLYNAAISFINHTSECQANDKKFVKYLPGVYLLNLWQAGCIIGKLIHSSLKKFIDVGTGKQSYESVIAFTASASILKHDMAYRSSGITRNMWQLFRTLDANKTNSLSIDIRNRMSASVFFDCLKLLRAQVGITKLTTKTDENHPADDEEAIEESLEEDEEPTDMDNEKTVHSEDDKNGSLHNGSQKSTPNSTTSSRVRKARTLSNNMDAESKTRKIIRTIPLDPEPISIGASKRSSIFKVVNSSTDSSPLMKSDVSTPNSNRINNHQIKTQTYNPTHVEKQQSPYPSSKQTPQFLQFQQQPQQSDNRSYQSAQNASEVPLSQFSAFAFNESPIQLGLENLDIDNFDHDMLWKDVDSVMNDFGFHAS
- a CDS encoding mitochondrial 37S ribosomal protein YMR31 (Similar to S. cerevisiae YMR31;~spliced gene) encodes the protein MKTAIRLLKYVQSIKFVGGPHPAPKPHAAGPHPLAPEGLVPSGLNSAKSSTYHNSNPVEPQNGEFFARSELSARFRYRPIKAEEIEQVESGGAEFVF